The sequence CGCCACGCGCAGGCCCGCGATGATCGCCGGTACGGCGATGGGCAGTTGGACCTGGACGTAGCGGCGCACCGGGCCGAGGCCCATGGCCTGGGCCGCCGCGAGGGTCTCCGGCGGCACCGAGCGGACACCGTCCACGATCGCCGGGACGAGCACCACCAGACTGTAGATCGCGAGCGGGATCATCACCGTGGTCTCGCTCTGGCCGAAGTAGTCGATGAGGACGACGAAGAAGGCCAGCGACGGGATGGAGTAGAGCACGGTGGTGATGCCGAGGACGGGCGGATAGGCCCAGCGGAAACGGATGCACAGCTGGGCCACCGGCAGCGCGAGGAGCAGCCCGGCCAGCACCGGCAGCAGCCCCTCGCGCACATGCAGGCCGACGAGGCCGAGGTAGCTGTGCTCGAGGTCGCTCGGGAGGTCGAAGAAGCCGGTCATCGCGCGGCCTTGGCGTCGGCAGCGCCGGGCGCGTCCGCCGCGCCGGTCGCCTCCGCCGCGCCGTCGGCGGCCCGGCGGTGGGCGGCGCGGATGGCCTCGCCGATGACCTGCTGGGAGACCACGCCGACGGCGCGTCCCTCGCCGTCCACCGCGACGGCCCGGCCGGTGGGCGAGAGCACGGCGCCGTCGAGCGCGGTGCGCAGCGAGTCGGTGCCGGGCACGAACGGGCGCCCGCAGTCGAGGAGTCGGGCGGTGTCGAGCGCCCCGGGCGTGAGCCGGTCCGGCTCGCTCCAGCCGAGCGGCCTGCCGTCGGCGTCCGTGACGAGGAGGTAGGGGGCGTCGGCCCGGGCGGCGAGCTGCTCCGCGGCGGCGTCGACGCCCACGATCGGCGCGGGGTCCAGCTCCAGCTCCGTGGACGGGAAGAAGGACAGCCGGCGGATGCCGCGGTCGGCGCCGAGGAAGTCCTCGACGAAGGAGTCGGCGGGCGCGCTCAGCAGCTCGGCGGGCGGGGCGAACTGCGCGAGCCGGCCGCCGGTGCGCAGCACGGCGACCATCGTGCCCAGTTTGATCGCCTCGTCGATGTCGTGCGTGACGAAGACGATGGTCTTGCCCAGTTCGTCCTGGATGCGCAGCAGTTCGTCCTGGAGTCCCTTGCGCACCACCGGGTCCACGGCGGAGAACGGCTCGTCCATCAGCAGCACCGGCGGATCGGCGGCGAGCGCCCGGGCCACACCGACGCGCTGCTGCTGGCCGCCGGAGAGCTGGTACGGATACCGCTTGGCCAGCGCGGCGTCGAGGCCCACCCGTTCCATCAGCTCGGCGGCCCGGACCCGGGCCTGCTGCTTGGGCGTGCCGAGCAGGCGGGGCACGGTGGCGATGTTGTCGAGGATGGTGCGGTGCGGGAAGAGTCCGGCGTTCTGGATGACGTAACCCATCGAGCGGCGCAGGGTGTTGACCGGCTGTTGCCGGATGTCCGTGCCGTCGAGGAGGATGCTGCCCTCGGTGGGCTCCACCATCCGGTTGATCATCCGCAGGGTCGTCGTCTTGCCGCAGCCGGAGGGCCCGACGAGGACGGTGATCGCGCGGTTGGGTATCTCCAGTGACAGCCGGTCGACCGCGACCGTGCCGTCCGGGTACCGCTTCGTGACTGACTCTATCTGTATCAAAACGCCGAATGCCCTTCGGGTTTGGCAGATTTCCGCCCGCTTTCGGCCAAGGTCGTCGGTGCGCAGGCCGTTGCGGGGAGAGTCTAGACCGCGAGTGTTTCGGCGTTCCGGCAGGCGAATGGCTAGGTCGTGGCGAACCCCGGCGTACGGACGACGTTGCGGTCGGCGTCGACCGCGAACACCTCGCAGCCGGGGCGGGCGGCGGCCCAGGCCGGGCCGTCGGCGCCCAGCGCGAAGGCGGCCGTGGCGGTCGCGTCCGCCTCGGTCAGCGTCGGGGCCAGCACGGTGAGGCTGAGCAACCCGGTCGCCGGGCGTCCGGTGCGGCCGTCGAGGATGTGGTCGCCGCGCTCGTACCGCCCGGAGGTCGCCATCGCCGCGTCGGTGACCTCGAGGACGGCACAGACCTGGCCGGCCGCCTCCGGATGCCGTACCCCGACCCGCCACGGCCCGCCGGAGACGACCACGTCACCGCCGGCGTTGAGGCAGAACCGCCGCGCGCCGGCCGCCGTCAGCAGCCCGGCCGCCCGCTGCGCCGACCAGCCCTTGACCACCGCGCAGGGGTCGAACCCCCGGCCGGGCAGCCGTACGTCGAAGGCGCCGCCGGTCGCGACCCGGTACTCCTCGCACAGGCCGAGGACCTCCGTCAGGTCCACGCTCACCTCGCCGTCCGCCAACTCCCCGCGCCCGTAACGGGACACCTCGCTCGCCGGCACGAACGGGCTGAACCGGGCGTCGGCTTCGCGCAGCCAGGCGAACACGGCGTCCGCCGCCGCGGAGAAGTCGCCCTCGTCGTCGATGCGCAGCGAGACGGGAAAGCCCATGACGTGTTCGACACGCCGCACGTCAGGAGGCCTTGGCGTCGATCGCGGCCTGAAGGGACGCCTTGTATCCCTGGCTCGTGATCGTGGCCCCGGACACCGAGTCGATGTGGGCGCTCTGCGCCTTCAGCGTCTCCGTGATCAGCACCGGTACGGCCCACTTGGTCTGCGGGTGGTGCGGCGCCTTCAGCATCCGTACGGCGGCGATCCGGTCGCCCCGGAAGGTCACCTCCACCTGGAAGACACCCTTCACGGTGTCCACGGGGACGCCCGGGACGACCTTCGAGGGCGAAGAGGGCGAAGAGGACGACGACGAAGACGACGAGGACGACGAGGACGACGTGGAGGAGGACGGCACGGAAGCCGGCGTCGTCGCGGGCTGGGCGATGTCGCCGGTCCCGGTCGACGGCTGGTAGCGCCAGACCGGGATCAGACCCGCGACGGTCAGGAGGCAGACGGGAATGGCTCGCTTCACGGTGGGACGCCTCTCTCAGCCCGCGAGGCTGAAGCGCTCGAAGTGGATCTGCCGTTTGGGCACGCCCAGGGCGCCCAGGCTGCGCAGCACGGCGGTCATCATCCCGGGCGGCCCGCACAGGAAGACGTCCCGGTCGCCGATGTCCGGGACCAGCCGGGCCAGTTCGCGCGGGGCGAGCCGGTCGGGTACGACGGGCCCGGTCACCAGGTGCAGTTCGGCGCCCTTGGCGAGGGCGAGGTCGCGCAGCTCGTCGTAGAGGACGGCGTCCCGGTCGGCGGTCACCCGGTAGATGACCACCGCGTGCCCCGCGAGGTCCTCCAGCAGCGCCCGGATCGGCGTGACGCCGACGCCGCCGGCGATCAGCACGGACTCCGGGCGGGTGCGGTGCAGCGTGGTGAAGGCACCGTAGGGGCCCTCGGCGAAGACGCGGGTGCCCGGCTTGATGTGCCGCAGGCCGGCGCTGCCTGTGCCTGCCGCCTTGGCGGTCAGGCGCAGGCAGCGGCCGTCGGGGGCGGCCGACAGGGAGAACGGGTTGGCCTGCCACCAGCGGTCCTTGGTGAGGAACCGCCACAGGAAGAACTGACCGGCCTGGGCGGGCAGCCGGTCCAGGCCGCGGCCGGTGACGTAGACGGAGACGACGTCGTCGGACTCGGGGACGACCGCCGACACACGCAACCGGTGTCGCAGGTTGCGCCACAGCGGCAGCACCATCCGGCCCAGCACCACCGCGCCGAGGGCCGCGCCCCACACCGTGTACCAGTACGTCGTCGCGGCCGGCGACGAGGTGAAGGTCGTACCGGCCGCGACCTGGTGGGTGAAGGCGAGGACCACGGCGACGTAGGTGTACAGGTGGATGAAGTGCCAGGTCTCGTAGGCGAGTCGGCGCCGGGCCCAGCGGGCCGAGACGGCGCCGACCACGGCGATCAGCGTGAGCGCGACGATGGCGCGCAGCACGCCCTCGGTGGTCTCGGCGAGGTTCACGAGCTGGTTCACCGGGTCCATCGAGGACGCCTGGGCGTAGCCGAAGGTGATGAACACGGCGTGTGTGAGCAGGGTCCACAGCACGCCGAAGCCGGTCCAGCGGTGCCAGGAGGTCAGCCGGTCCATGCCGATCCGGCGGTCCAGCCAGGGCAGCCGGGCCACCAGCAGCAGCTGGAACGCCATGAGCAGGGCGCCGTACAGGCCGCAGAGCCGGCCCAGCACGATCAACGGGTTCGAGGCGAAGCCGGCCTGGACGAAGAACCGGGCGACCACCGCCGCGTTGGCGGCCAGCAGGGTGTACAG comes from Streptomyces sp. FXJ1.172 and encodes:
- a CDS encoding FMN-binding protein; protein product: MDTVKGVFQVEVTFRGDRIAAVRMLKAPHHPQTKWAVPVLITETLKAQSAHIDSVSGATITSQGYKASLQAAIDAKAS
- a CDS encoding ferredoxin reductase family protein, with the translated sequence MTTLQTRPAPATAIRPRVVARAGLYTLLAANAAVVARFFVQAGFASNPLIVLGRLCGLYGALLMAFQLLLVARLPWLDRRIGMDRLTSWHRWTGFGVLWTLLTHAVFITFGYAQASSMDPVNQLVNLAETTEGVLRAIVALTLIAVVGAVSARWARRRLAYETWHFIHLYTYVAVVLAFTHQVAAGTTFTSSPAATTYWYTVWGAALGAVVLGRMVLPLWRNLRHRLRVSAVVPESDDVVSVYVTGRGLDRLPAQAGQFFLWRFLTKDRWWQANPFSLSAAPDGRCLRLTAKAAGTGSAGLRHIKPGTRVFAEGPYGAFTTLHRTRPESVLIAGGVGVTPIRALLEDLAGHAVVIYRVTADRDAVLYDELRDLALAKGAELHLVTGPVVPDRLAPRELARLVPDIGDRDVFLCGPPGMMTAVLRSLGALGVPKRQIHFERFSLAG
- a CDS encoding ABC transporter ATP-binding protein; the protein is MIQIESVTKRYPDGTVAVDRLSLEIPNRAITVLVGPSGCGKTTTLRMINRMVEPTEGSILLDGTDIRQQPVNTLRRSMGYVIQNAGLFPHRTILDNIATVPRLLGTPKQQARVRAAELMERVGLDAALAKRYPYQLSGGQQQRVGVARALAADPPVLLMDEPFSAVDPVVRKGLQDELLRIQDELGKTIVFVTHDIDEAIKLGTMVAVLRTGGRLAQFAPPAELLSAPADSFVEDFLGADRGIRRLSFFPSTELELDPAPIVGVDAAAEQLAARADAPYLLVTDADGRPLGWSEPDRLTPGALDTARLLDCGRPFVPGTDSLRTALDGAVLSPTGRAVAVDGEGRAVGVVSQQVIGEAIRAAHRRAADGAAEATGAADAPGAADAKAAR
- a CDS encoding ABC transporter permease is translated as MTGFFDLPSDLEHSYLGLVGLHVREGLLPVLAGLLLALPVAQLCIRFRWAYPPVLGITTVLYSIPSLAFFVVLIDYFGQSETTVMIPLAIYSLVVLVPAIVDGVRSVPPETLAAAQAMGLGPVRRYVQVQLPIAVPAIIAGLRVATVSSLSLVSVGMLIGNQGALGNMLYAATTYHRPALAVNSVLTTAVLGVLADALLVLVRRLLTPWMPTKGAAR
- a CDS encoding FAD:protein FMN transferase — its product is MRRVEHVMGFPVSLRIDDEGDFSAAADAVFAWLREADARFSPFVPASEVSRYGRGELADGEVSVDLTEVLGLCEEYRVATGGAFDVRLPGRGFDPCAVVKGWSAQRAAGLLTAAGARRFCLNAGGDVVVSGGPWRVGVRHPEAAGQVCAVLEVTDAAMATSGRYERGDHILDGRTGRPATGLLSLTVLAPTLTEADATATAAFALGADGPAWAAARPGCEVFAVDADRNVVRTPGFATT